From a single Camelus bactrianus isolate YW-2024 breed Bactrian camel chromosome 11, ASM4877302v1, whole genome shotgun sequence genomic region:
- the LOC123613150 gene encoding uncharacterized protein LOC123613150: protein MFFPALTTGTSLWLGATVGTAEGAGSSLLPRGLRFTATPASSAPRPQLCTPSPLPSLRRPSHTARLALQAWNPGSEPQGPGPLSSPPQGRTAGAAAYSRRFLAQPPPPPPPPLPSVNGARAQPPSTRGGLRCERSIVPSLPPRGPCGF, encoded by the coding sequence ATGTTCTTCCCGGCGCTAACGACCGGGACCTCACTCTGGCTGGGAGCGACGGTAGGAACTGCCGAGGGGGCCggttcttcccttctccctcgcGGTCTTCGGTTCACCGCCACACCCGCCTCCTCAGCTCCCCGCCCTCAGCTCTGCACGCCTTCCCCGCTGCCATCTCTTCGCAGGCCGAGCCACACTGCCCGCCTCGCGCTGCAGGCTTGGAATCCTGGCTCGGAGCCACAGGGACCGGGTCCGCTCTCGTCCCCTCCTCAGGGCCGGACCGCCGGCGCCGCTGCTTACTCCCGGCGGTTCCTGGCCCagccgccaccgccaccaccaccgccgCTGCCTTCCGTTAACGGGGCAAGGGCCCAGCCTCCCAGCACCAGGGGAGGCCTCCGCTGTGAGCGCAGCATAGTGCCCAGCCTGCCCCCTCGAGGTCCCTGCGGCTTCTAG